The DNA segment AGCGCGATCGCGGCGTCAGGGGCCGTGCAGAGCCGCGCCCTCAAAGATGTAAGAAAATGTGACCCAATGTAGGTCTCCCAAGTACGCTTCGAAGCGCGCGGAAACCCAAGCGGATCTTCGCCCGAGCGGCGGCGCCGCGCGGGCGCAGGCGTCCTCACAAGTTACATCAAAGACGTTGGCCAACATCTTGCTTTTTCGATGAAAAGGCGAGACCGCCGGAAATCGGGGAGAGAAGTCATGAAGCGCTCGAAGTTTGGGGCTTTGGTCTTCGGATTCGTTGTGGTTTCTGTCTGGGCGGGCCAGTCGCCGCCCGCGGTCGCCGAGCCGTCGGCGCCCGAGCTGTCGGGCGGGCCCGGCTGGCTCGGCATCACGGCCACGAACGGCCTCAAGCTCTCGACCACGCCGGCGCCGGTGGACGCGCTCCAGGCGAGCTGTCCGACCGGCATGGTCGAGGTCGAGGGCGATTACTGTCCGGCGCTGCAGCAGCGGTGCCTCCGCTGGCTCGACCCCGAGACCAAGCTCCGCTGCGCGGAGTTCGCGCCCACCGGCGCCTGCCAGGCGAAGACGGTGCATAAGCACTTCTGCATGGACCGCTACGAGTACCCGAACAAGGTCGGCGAGCGGCCCGTGATCGGGACCACCTGGTACGAGTCGCGCGACGCGTGCAAGGCCCAGGGCAAGCGGCTGTGTTTGGACAGCGAGTGGACGCTCGCGTGCGAGGGGCAGGAGCGGCTGCCGTATCCGTACGGCTACGCCCGCAACGCCGAGGCCTGCAACATCGACAAGCCGCACCCCGAGCCCAACGCGGCGGCCATGTTCGATCCGAAGCGGCGCGCGGCGGAGTTCGCCCGGCTCGATCAGCGCGATCCGTCGGGGGCCCGCGAGGCGTGCGTGAGCCCCTACGGCGTCTCCGACATGGCGGGCAACGTCGACGAGTGGGTCGTCAACGAGAGCGGCTACCCGTACAAGAGCGGCTCGAAGGGCGGGTACTGGGGCCCGGTGAGGACTCGCTGCCGGCCCATGACCACCGCGCACTTCGAGATGTTCTCGTTCTACCAGCTCGGCTTTCGGTGCTGTGCCGACGCGCAGACGCCGGAGCCCTCGGGCCCGAGCCCGTCGGTCGGTCTCGTGGGGCCGCGCCGGCTTGGCGTGGCGGCGAGCGGCCGCGTGGCGCTGCTGCCGGGCTCGTGACGGCGGCCGCCGGGACCGTCGTTACGGCTCGGCGTCCGGGGCGCCGGCGTCTTCGGGAGGCCGCTTCGAGCGCGGGGCGCGCGCGGGAGGCTCGCCGTACTCCGCGCGGAGCTTCCGCGCGAGGTTGTTGATGAGCACCTGCTCGTGGTGATGGGGCATTTGTGGGAGCTGCACCACCACCGTGACCGGGCCGTCTTCGGCGCCGCGAATGAGCTCGATCGAGCCGCTGGTGGCCTTCGCGCCCGACTCCGGCGACTTGTACTCGAAGAGCAGGTAGCCGGTGTTCGCGTCTTTCTCGACGACCTTGAAGCCGAGGTCGACCCGGATCATGCGGAACGCGGCGTTCCAGGTGCGGTCGTAGCCGTACGCCGACTCGTACGAGGCCTTTGCGGTGGCCTCGTGCCCGGAAAGCAGCGCCGCGACCGCGAGCCCGGCGCCGAGCGCCGAGGCGCCGGCCGGACCGAGCGGCGGGACCGAGGCGAGCGCGAGGCGCGCGCGAAGCAACCAGCGGAACATGCCTTCAGGGCTAGCCCCTCCGCGGCCATCGGCCAAGTCTTTCGTGCACCGGATCACACACCCCCACCATGACGCGACGCGTTGCGGAGCTCAGGAGGCGGGCTCGCGCTCGGGAGGGGGCGAGATGCTCTCGTGCGCGCGCGCGTCGAGCGCCTCGCGGACGGCGCCCTTGTGGGTGAAAAAGAAGAAGCCGCCGACGAGCGTGCTGAGGGCGAGCTGCGAGGCGTAGAGCAAGAACACATACGCTGCGCCTGCCCCGATCACGACGCTCTCGGGGAAATACATCGACATTCCCGCGTAGATTCCCGCCTGAAAGACGCCGAGGAGGCCGGGGGGGCCGGGGATGAGGATGGTGACCCCGAGCATGCCCATCAGGGCGCAGCTCTCGCCGAGCGTGATGGGTGAGCCGTCGGCGTGGACCACGCCGCAGCCCCACGCGAGGAGCCACATCCCGCACGCGTTGATGCCCCAATAGATGGTGGTCTCGAAGAGGAAGCCTCCGGCGTCGCGCGCGTTGCCGAAGGCGTGGAGCCCGTTGGCGAGCTTCTCGGCGATCTCCGAGAGCTTGAGGGCGAGCCGCTTCGAGACCAGGCCGAAGACCGCGAGCGTGGCGCGACGCGCGAAGTCGCGCGCGAAATAAAAGACGAACACGGTCACGAACGCCGCCGCGAACACGCCCAACATGACGAAGCCGCTGGCGCGCACTTGGGCCACGCGGATGGGCAGCCCCACGACCTGCTCGGGCAGCGGCGAGAGGTGCGGGACGGTGATGAGCGCCACCGCGAGGAGGCCGCTGAGGAACAGGCCGTCGACCACGCGCTCGGCCACGACCGAGCCCGTCGCGGACGAGAGGCTCACCTTGCCGGGCTCGCGCACCATATAGGGCCGCACGAGCTCGCCGAGGCGGAAGGGGAGCAGCAGAATCGCCGCGAAGCCGATGCACGAGATCGCGAACGCGCGGCTCTTCGTGATGGTGACGAACGAGCGCAGCAGGTAGCGCCAGCGGACGGCGCGAAACCAGGTCATCGCCAGAAAGGTGAGCGCGTACGCGGGCAGGGTCCACCAGCGCACGTTTTGGAAGGACACCCCGCGCGGGATGAGCGTGAGCCCGCCCCGCTGCAGGGTGACCAGGATGCTGACGGTGATGATCGCCGAAGCCACGAGCTTGCCGGCGTTGCGCCGCAAGATCCCGCGCTCACCGGGCGCGGCGGTGGCCTCCGACACTCACAGGCTCCAGTAGTCCAGCCCGCGGCTGACCTTCTTGGGATCGAGCGCGCTCTTTACGTCGATGAGCACGCCCCCCTCGCGCACCAACGACTCGAGCTTCGGCTGACCCATCTCGAGGTACTGCTTGTGGCTCACCGCGAAGATGAGGGCGTCGAGGTCCTTGAAGTCGTCGAGCGACGAGAGCGTGAGCCCGTACTCGTGCACGGCCTCGGGCGCGCTCGCGATGGGATCGTGGATGATCGGGGAGATGCCGAAGGTGCGCAGCTCCACGAGGATGTCGGGGACCTTGCTGTTGCGAAGGTCGTTGCAGTCTTCCTTGAACGTGAGCCCGAGGACGCCGATCTTCGCGTGCTTGACCGGCCGATCGAGGTTGATCAGCATCTTCACGGTGCGCTGCGCCACGTACGCGCTCATGTGATTGTTGATGCGCCGGCCGGCGAGGATGACCTCCGGCTGGTAGCCGAGCTCCTCGGCCTTCGTGGTGAGGTAGTAGGGGTCGACGCCGATGCAGTGGCCGCCCACGAGGCCCGGGAAGAACTTGAGGAAGTTCCACTTCGTGCCCGCCGCTGCGAGCACGTCGCCGTGCGGATGCCGATGCGATCGAAGATGAGCGCGAGCTCGTTCATCAGGGCGATGTTGAGGTCGCGCTGGGTGTTCTCGATGACCTTCGCGGCCTCGGCGACCTTGATGGAGGGGGCCCGGTGGATGCCCGCTGTGATGATCGCGCCATAGGCCGCGGCGACGCGGTCGAGCGTGGCGTCGTCCTCGCCGGACACGACCTTCACGATGCGCTCGAGCGTGTGCTCGTGGTCGCCGGGGTTGATGCGCTCGGGGGAGTAGCCGAGGGCGAAGTCGGCGCGGTCGAGCCCCGACACCTTCGCGAGGATCGGCCCGCAGATGTCCTCGGTGACGCCTGGGTACACCGTGGACTCGTAGACGATGACGGCGCCCTTGCCGATGACCTTGCCGACCGACTCGGAGGAGCGAACGACGGGAGTGAGGTCGGGGACGTTGTTCTTGTCGACCGGCGTCGGGACGGCGACGACGAAGAACGTGCATCCGCGCATGTCCTCGATGTTGCTGGTAATTTTGATCGGGTTGGACGTGAGCTCCGCCTCCGAGATTTCGTGGTTCCGGTCGTAGCCGCGCTGGAGCTCGGCGACCTTCTCCTTGTGGATGTCGAAGCCCACCGTCCCGGGGAACGCCTTCGCAAAGGCGAGCGCCACGGGGAGGCCCACGTACCCCAGCCCGATAATCGCGATCTTCTCAGCCATTCTCATCCTCCCTCAACGCGGTCCCTCGCGGTCCCTCGCGGTCCCGCACGCGCCCGTGCGTCGCCGAGCCTCGCCGAGACACGAGCGCCGACACCCTACAGGAGTCTCTGGCGCGCGTCGCGTCCCTTTGGTCGGGTGACGCACATGCGCGCTCTCAGGCGAGGGGCGCTGGGGGCGCGAGGGGCGCGCCCCGCCCGCGGAGCACCTTCGTCGGCCCGTCGATGAGCAGCCGCCGCACCTCTCTCTGGCCGGCGAGCGCGGCCAGGCGCTCGATCGCGCGCGCCGTGACCTCCGCGTCCTCGGGGCGGTGAGCGTCGGAGCATGCGGCCTCGTAGGCCCCTTCGTCGACCAGCTTCTCGGCCGCCCGCTGCGAGGCCCGTCCGTACTTCCCGACGAGCGAGCAGATGTCGAGCAGCAGGGCGGCGCCCGCGTCGATGAGCGGATCGAGGCAGGCGTCGTCGGCCCACACCGGCTTGTAGCGCTCCGGGTGCGCCAGCACCGCCGTGAGGTTCGCGCGCCGCAGGTCGAAGAGGCGCGCCTGCGCCTGGGCGGGGAACGCGTCTGGTGGGAACTCGATGAGGATCGGTCGCACGCGCAGGGCCTGCTGGCCGGAGAGCGGCGGGTAGGGGAGGGCGTCCGCCGCCCGCATGCGCTCGAACACGAGCGAGTCGAAGTAGTGCTCGCTGGCGAGGTGCACCTCCGGCAGCTCCGTCCGCGGGATGGCGTTCAGCCCCTCCAGCGTGCGCGCGTACGCCTCGCGCAGCCCGGCTGCGTCGTTTTCGAACATCCCCGGGCGCGTGTGCGGGGTGGCGTAGACCGTCGAGAACCCGGCCCCCCACAGGCCTCGCAGGATGCCGGCGCTCTCCTCAGGGGAGCGCGCGCCGTCGTCGACGTTGACGACCCAGTGCGAGTGCAGATCGATGTAGCCGCGCATGGGGCGGGAGGATAGCGCACCCCGTGAGCCGCCGTACGTCGGCGCGCGCCGTGCGAGCGGCGCGAGTGCGGCTCGCGGCCGCCCTTGAAAATTCGCACACCCGCTGCCGGACCGCATACCTTGAGGTGTCGCGAGATCCACGGTGACGATCTTCGATCACGACCGCGGATGGCTTCGACGGGGCATCGGAGCGCTCTGTCTCCACCCACGGGGCAACCCGGGTGGGCCACGCTCGTGTCCGGCATCACGTGCTCCAGACCACGCTCGCCCAACCAGGGGAACCCCATGCCCACGCTGAACCCTCATACGCGGGAGCTGTCGTTCAAGCTCGTGTTCTATGGCCCGGGGCTCGGCGGGAAGACCACCACCCTGCAGAGCATCTTCGGGGCCACCGAGCCCGAGCACCGCGGCAAGATGGTGAGCGTCGCCACCCAGCAGGATCGCACGCTCCACTTCGACTATCTCCCCGTGCGGGCGGGGCTGGTTCGCGGCGTGACGACGCGGCTCCAGCTGTATACGGTGCCCGGGCAGCTCTACTACGACGCCACGCGCCGGCTCGTGCTCTCCAACGTCGACGGGGTCGTCTTCGTCGCCGACTCGCAGCGGGGGCGCATGGACGCGAACCAGGAGGCCCTCGACGACCTCCGCGAGAACCTGGAGAAGCTCGAGCGACCGCTCGAGGGGCTGCCCCACACGTTCCACTGGAACAAGCGCGATTTGACGGAGCTCGTGCCCGTCGAAGAGCTCGAGGCCCGCTTCAACCGCTCGGCTGTCCCGTCGCGCTGCACCGTCGCGCTCACGGGGGAAGGCGTGATGGAGGGGCTCGAGACCCTAGTCGACCTCGTCGTCGCCGCGTACGACGGGCACGGTGAGGCGCGTTCGGAGCCGCGTCCTGCGTCGCAGCCGGGGGGCGTCGCAGCGCCGAGCGACGTCGCCGCTGCGCCCGCCGCGCCCGCGTCCCGAGGCGGGTCGCCCGCGCAGCGCGAGGCCTCCATCCCGCCGCGGGAGAGAGGTTCGGGGCCGGTCGTCTCCCCGCTCTCGACCTCGCTCCTCGAGTCCGATCCGGAGCTCGCGCTCGAGCCGCCCTCCGACGACGAGGGCAAGCGGGTGACGGTCGCGCCGCGGGCCTTCGCCCCCGAAGCCGGCACCGCGGTCTCCGCGCAGCTGCCCGCGCGGGTCATCGTTCGCCCAGCGGCGCCCGTGTCTTCGCTCCCCCCGGTGCCGAGCCCGCCTGGCTCCTCCGAGGCCGGGCTCACGTTCGTCCACATGTTCCCCTCGGCAGACGAGCGCGAGGTCGTCGAGCGCCTCGAGGCGCAGCTCGCCAGGGGCGACGCCCACGCGGCGTTGCTCTCGGCCGAGATCGCCCTCTCGCGCCTCCTCGCGACGGTGGGCGCGGCCTTCGGAGGCGACGGGGCGCCGAAGGAGCCCGCGCTCGCCGCCTACCTGCTGGGGCTCGACGGGCGTCGCTTCTCTGCGTTTCGAGCGGTCGTCCGGGCGACGCGACGCGGCGACGACGTGGGGCTCGCGCAGGCCTTCGAGGGCTATTTGCTCCTCCTCGAGGGGGCGAGGCTTCGCGAGGAAGGCCGAGCGGAGCGTTGAGCGAGCCGACCTGGAATCTCGTGCGCGCCAGCGAACGGGGGTGTATCCTTTGACTTCGATGATGGCGGATCCGCTGGCCATGGAGGTCGACGAGCCCGGCGAGCTTGCGCCCGGGACGCGGTTAGGTCGCTACGAGCTGCTCGTGCCGGTGGCGCGGGGCGGAATGGCGCGCGTGTGGGCCGCGCGCATGCACGGGCAGCGCGGCTTCACCAAGCTCGTCGCCATCAAGACGATCCTGCCGCACCTCGCGAGCGAGCAAGAGTTCGAGCGCATGTTTCTGGACGAGGCTCGTATCGCCTCCAACGTGCACCACCCGAACGTGTGCGAGACCTACGAGCTCGGCGAGGAGAACGGCGTCCTCTATCTCGCCATGGAGTGGGTGAGCGGCGACTCGCTGAGCCGGGTGATCCGGCCGACGCAGGGGCCTCAGACCTACCCGCTCGAGCTGCGCATCGTCGCGCGCATCCTCGCCGACGCGTGCGCGGGGCTCCACGCGGCCCATGAGCTGGTCGGCGACGACGGCACGCACCTCAGCGTGGTCCACCGCGACTTCTCTCCGCACAACATCCTCATTTCGGCCGAAGGCAACGTCAAGGTTGCGGATTTCGGCGTCGCGAAGGCGTTCGGTCAGCTCCACGAGAACACGAGCGCGGGGCAGATCAAGGGCAAGCTCGCCTACATGTCGCCGGAGCAGGTCGGAGGGATCGCCGATCGCCGAAGCGACGTCTTCTCGGCCGGGTGCGTGCTCTACGAGGCGACGCTCGGGATTGCGCCGTTCCGCGCCGACAACGATCTCCAGACGATTCAGGGGCTCCTCCAGGGGCACTACGTGCGGCCCTCGGAGCGCGCGCCGGGGTACCCGCCGGACTTCGAATGGATCGTCATGACCGCGCTCGCGGCCGAGCCGGAGCGCAGGTTCCAGACGGCCGAGCAGCTCCGGGTCGCGCTGGAGGAGTGGCTCGCGCGGACCGGGCAGGTCGTCACGCAAGCCCAGGTCGCGCAGGCAGTGCGCGCGCGCATCGGGGAGCGCATCGACCGTCGTCGCGACCGCATCCGCAGCGCGCAGGCCGCGTCGGTGGCCGACCTCCGCGACGAGGCCATGACCCCCTCTGGGCGGTCGCCGCGATCGGCGAGCGGCGTGCAGCCGGTGATCGTGCGCGACGCTCTCGAGATGTCGCGGTCGCAGCGCTTCCCGACCCAGGCGGACATGTCGGGCTCGTACTCGCAGGTCGGTCCTCAGGGCTACCCGGGCTACCCCGCGCCTGCGCCCGCCGAGGACAACAGCCGCTACAACGCGATCGGTGGTGTCGCGATCGGCGTCATCCTGGCCGTTCTGCTCGTGGGTGGGGGTTTCCTGTATTCGTCTCGCGCGTCCGCACCCGTGGCCGCACCTATCGCGACCCCGGCCGCGCCGGCCAAGGCGGTCGTCGCTGCGCCTCCGGCCGACACCGCGTCCGCGGCGGTCGTCGCGTCGGTCGCACCCCCCGCCGATCTCGAGCTGCCGGACGTCCCCTTCCTCGCGCTCGAGCTCGAGCCCGCGACGGCGCTCGTGGCGGTCGACTCGGCCGCCCCCGCGGCGATGCGCTCCATCCCGTTGCCCGCGGCGGGCAAGTCGGTCGTCCTCACGTTCAAGGCCGAGGGGTACACCGACACCGTCGCGACCGTCGACTCGAAGACGGCCACCCCGCTCAAGGTGACGCTCAAGCCGAGACCGAAGGCCGCGGCGCCGAGCGGCGGCTCTGGTGGGGGGCCGGCCGTGCCCCCGACGCCGCGCCCCGGCGCCGGGCCGAAGCCACCGGCCATTCCGGCGAGCCCTTACTGACACGCCTCGCGCGCGCATTTCTTGGTCGCTCGCGCCGCAGCCGTGACAGGATGAAGGAGGAGGTTCGGATGCGGAGAGATGTGTGTTCGCGCGCGGTCGCGTGCTTGTTGCTCGGGCTCGCCCTCGCGGGGCCGTCGATCGCCCGAGCAGAGGAGCCCGCGGAGGACACGACCGCCGAGGCGAAGGCGCGCTTTCGACAAGGCTCTGAAGCGTTCGGACAGAAGCGCTTCGTCGAGGCCGCGATGCACTTCGAGGCGGCCGCGGCGCTGCGACCGCACGCGGTGCCGCTCTTCACCGCCGCGCTCGCGTGGGACACGGCCGGGCGCCCCGAGCGTGCGGCCGACGCGTTCGCGCGCGCGCTCGAGCTGCCTGGGCTGGACGCCAAGCAAACCGCCACCGCCAAGGAGCGCGTCGAAGCGCTCGAGCGCACGCTGGGCGTCCTCGCCCTGACCGTGCCCGCGGGCTGGAAGGTTCAGCTCGACACCCTCACCGAGGTCAAGGTCACGGGGCCGGCGCGTCTCCACGCGGCGCCCGGCGCTCACGTCCTGACGCTGCAACCGCCGGGTCGCCCTATCGAGCGCCGCGACGTGTCCCTCGAGGCGGGGAAGGCCACGCCGTTGACGCTCACCGAGGCCGATCTCGCGTCGTCGAAGAAGCCCGAGGTCGCGACGACGCCGAAGGTCGAAGCCCCGCCGCCGCCGCCGCCGCCGCCGCCACCTCCGAAGCCCGCGCCCGAGCCGCTCCCGCTCCGCACCGTCGGCTTCGTCGCGGCGGGCGCGGGTGGCGCCCTCATCCTGAGCGGCATCATCCTTGGCACGCAGGCGAACGGCGCCGGCACGGCCTACAGCGCCGGCCCCACGCGCGAGGGCTACGATCACGCGTCCGGTCTCCAGACGTGGACGACGGTCTCGTTCGTGAGCGGGATCCTCCTCGCCGGCGCCGGCGTGACCCTGGTTCTCCTCCCGCTGGGGAAGTCGGAGGCGAAGGTCGCGATCTCCCCCAACTCGGTCACCTTGGGAGGCACGTTCCAATGAAGAGAAACGCGAAGGCCGTCGCGCGCCTCGGCGTCGCGGCGCTCCTCTCCTCCGCGGTCGCGGCGGCCTGTTCGCTCGGCCTCGACGAGGGGCGCATCGGTCAAGTCGACGCCGCTCCTCTCCCCACGACCACGACGACGGTGGAGCCCCCGGTCGACGGCACGGCGCCTGACGCTCCGGTCGTGAAGCCGAGCGACGCCGCGCCAGACAGTCGCCCGCCGGCGACCTGCGCGCGCAACGAAGACTGCCTGACCACGGCGACGTGTCAGAAGGGCCGCTGCGACGTCGCGGCCAAGCGCTGCATCTACGAGATTTGTCCCCAGACCGATCGATGCAAGGTCGCCGCCTGCAACGCGGCCACGGCCCGCTGCGAGGCGCCCGTCGATCGACCGTTCAGCGAGAGCTTCTCCATCATCGACCAGCCGAGCGGCGCGGGGCCCTTCAAGGGCATCGCGCTCATCGAGCCGTTCGTGTTCGTGGGAACGAGCTCGGGCGTGTACGCGTACTCGCTCCAAGAGGCAGGCGTCCCAAAGACCCCTATCCCTGTGGCCGGCGCGGCCTTCGTCCCGCAATATCTGTTCGCGTCGGGCCGGCGCCTCTACCTCGTCGGGCCGCTGCAAGGGAGCCTGCAGCGGCGGCTGGCGGTCGGGTGGCTCGACGTCCCCTCCGACCCGGCGCCGGCGGAGCTGCGCGCCGAGTCGAAGTACGTGACGTTCAACGCGCCCAGCCTCGGCTCGGTGTTCCCGTACCCCGGAGAGCGCATGCTCGTGGGGCAGCAGAGCTCGGGGTCGGCCTTTGGCATCACGGAGCCCCCGTTCGGCGCAGCGATCGCCCTCCAGACCGCGATCCTCCCTTCGGGCCAGCTCGCCGCCAGCTCTGGCGACCGAGTCGTCCTCCTTCGCGCGGTGGGGGGCACGTCGGCGCCCGTCCTCTCGCTCGTCACGGGGGCGGGGACGCCCACGCCGAACGCCGGGGCGGATCAGTCCGTCGCGGCTGGCGGCAACGCCTCGTACAACTACGCCAGCGGACACTTCGCCACGAGCCCGGGGGGCGCCGTGGCGATGTCGTGGCACATGACCAACTCGGCGTCGCCGTTCAACAACAACGCGGTGGCGGCGCGCCTCTCGTTTCTCCTCAAGGACGACAAGGACGTTTCGTTCTCGAGCTCGGATTTCATCGACTACGCGACGTTTCCCGCGCCCGGTGTGAACCCGAACATCTCCAACCTGGCTGGCCCCATCGCGTGGGCCGACGACACGACCTTGCTCGCGACCTACGCGACGCCGGGGGATACTGGCCGCACCAGCGTCGTCTTCGTGCGGCGCGGGCGCACCGACGCGGGCGTGGACGCCGGCGTGACCGCGCCGGTCGACCTGCCCTTCTCGGCGGGCAACGTGCTGAGCGTCGCCGCTGCGCCGGGGGTGGGCGCGCTGCTGGTCTCCGCGGGCGGCGGCGGGTACCAGGTCACCGTGCTCCGCGAAGGCTGCGCCGCTTCGCCCTGAGGGCGCACGGCGGCTCGCCGCGCGGGTGGGAACCGTGAGGCGCCGTCTGAGGAGACGGTGCCCGCGGGCCGTCTTGCGCGTCCGACAGTGGAGGGGTCGAAGCGCGATCGCGGGGTCAGATCGCGCGGATCACGTTGGACAGCCGGCCGAGCCCGTCGATCTCCAGGTCGACCCGGTCGCCTGGCTGGAGCCACTGGTCGTGGGTGATCTTCGAGCCGTTGAGCTCGAGAAAGCAGCCCGTCCCGCAGGTGCCGGAGCCGATCACGTCGCCGGGGTACACGTCCACGCCGTAGCTCACGCGCGTGAGGATCTCGGCGAACGTGAACGTCATGTCGCTCACGTCCCCCGTGGACACCTGCACATCGTTGACGAAGCCGCGCATGCCGAGCCGGTACACGTTGCCCTTCGCGGTCTTCGTCGTATGTGCGGAGAGCTCGTCGAGAGTGACGAGCCATGGCCCGAGCGCGGTCGCGAAGTCTTTGCCCTTCGCGGGACCGAGCGAGAGCTTCATCTCCTCCATCTGCAGGGCTCGGGCCGAGAGATCGTTCATGATGGTGAGGCCGAACACGTGCGCGTCGGCGTTCTCGGGCGTGAGGTCGCGACCCCGCTTGCCCACGACGATCGCGGCCTCGAGCTCGAAGTCGAGGCGGTCGCGCGCGAGCTCGCGGACGCCCACGTCGCCGGGCCCGACGACCGCCTGGTGGTTCGTGAAGTAGAACACGGGGAACATGTCGAACTCGGGGATCATGTCGAGGCCGCGGTTGCGGCGCGCCGTGACCACGTGCTGGCGGAACGCGTAGCCGTCGCGCATCGACGGCGGCCGGGGGATCGGCGCGACCAGCGGCCTGCCCTCGGGGGAGAGCAGGAGCTCGTGCGGCAGCTCGCCGGTGGCGTGGGCGGCCAGGAGCTCGCGCCCGGCGGCGAGGGCGACGTCACCCGCCTCGACGAAGCCGAGCACGGACGCGCCGTACCGGGCCGATACGGCGGAGGCCGTGGCCGCGCGCCCTTCGCGCGCCTCCAGCCACGCGAAGGCGAGCGGAAGGTGCACGAGCGCGTGGGCCGTCGCGGTGGCGTCGGTGTCCACCACGAGGGCGGGGATCTGGGTGTCGTTCTCGACGAAGGTTGCGAGCTTCACGCCGAGGCTTCTATCACGCCGACCCGCCGAAAACGCCGTAGAGTGCCCGGCGATGCCAAGAGGACTGTTTTCGAGGCTCCCGCGCGGGGCGCTCACGCTGGTGAAGGAGGTGGCTCGCCACGTGCTGCGCCGGCCCGTCGTGGGCGTCGTGGTCGCCGGCCGGACCTCCGACGGCCGCTGGCTGCTCATTCGACGAGCAGACACGGGCCGCTGGGCGCTCCCGGGGGGTACGGTCGAGTGGGGTGAGCCCCTCGCGGCGACCTACCCTCGCGAGCTCGAGGAGGAGGCCGGCGTCGTCGTGTCGCGCTTCGAGCGCGTCGCGGGCGTGTTCTCGCGCCCCGAGCGCGATCCCCGCTTCCACGCGATCACCGTCGTCGTCCGCTGCGAGGTCGAGCCGCCGGTCAAGGCGCCTCGAAACCCGCTCGAGATCCTCGAGGCGCGCCTGTTCGGGGAGAGCGAGCTCCCCGATCTCCGCGTGATGGGCATGGACGAGATGCTGGCGTGCGCGCGCGACGGGGCGCCGGTTCATTTCGAGTGACCGCGTTTTTTTCTGGGGCTCGCGTAGATCGAAGGGCGGGCGGGCGCGTAGACGAGGGCTCGGGCGGTCACCTCGGGCCGGCGCAGGGAAGCAGCGAGCGGGAAGAGGCCACATGGAGCGAATCGGCGAGTACCTCGTCAAGCGCCTGATCGGCGAAGGGGGCATGGGCAAGGTCTACGAGGCGGAGGAGCGCCTGTCGAAGCGCCGCGTGGCGCTGAAGGTGCTGCGCCCCGAGCTGACGAAGAGCGACGAGGGGCGGCGGCTCTTCTTGAACGAGCTCCAGATCCTCGCGCACTTGGAGCACCCGAACTTGGTGAGGAGCCTCGCGTCGGTCGAAGACGGCGACAAGCTCGTGATGGTGCTCGAGTACCTCGAGGGGCGAACGTTGCGCGACGAGCTGACGCGTCGAAGGTCGCTGCCCTGGTCGGAGGCCCTCGAGCACGTCGTCCACATCGCGGAGGCCCTCGCCGTGGCGCACGAGCAGGAGCCGGCCATCGTGCACCGCGACCTGAAGCCCGAGAACGTGATGCTCCTCTGCGAGGAGGGTCCCGACGGGGCGCCGAGCGCCGACGCGCCGGTCACCGGGCTGAAGGTCATGGATTTCGGCGTCGCGAAGGTGCTCGCCGAGGTCAACGTGACGAACACACAGAGCGTCGGCACGCTCCAGTACATGAGCCCCGAGCAGATCGACGCGGGCGCCGTCGACGCGCGGGCCGACCTCTACGCGCTCGGGCTGGTCTTCTACGAAATGCTCGCGGGCGAGGTCCCGTTCCACTCGGCGTCGCCTCGCGAGCTGCTGAACTTGCAGTGCACGGCCGAGCCGCCCGAGCTCTCCGACGAGGTCCGCCGCGGCCTGCCGAGGGGCGTGGAGAACACCCTGTTCGCGCTGCTCGAGAAGAGCCCGGAGAAGCGGCCCGCGAGCGCGCGCGAGGTGATCGACGCGCTCGAGCCGTTCCGCGCCGCGGAGAGCGAGGCGGCGTCGCG comes from the Myxococcales bacterium genome and includes:
- a CDS encoding SUMF1/EgtB/PvdO family nonheme iron enzyme, yielding MKRSKFGALVFGFVVVSVWAGQSPPAVAEPSAPELSGGPGWLGITATNGLKLSTTPAPVDALQASCPTGMVEVEGDYCPALQQRCLRWLDPETKLRCAEFAPTGACQAKTVHKHFCMDRYEYPNKVGERPVIGTTWYESRDACKAQGKRLCLDSEWTLACEGQERLPYPYGYARNAEACNIDKPHPEPNAAAMFDPKRRAAEFARLDQRDPSGAREACVSPYGVSDMAGNVDEWVVNESGYPYKSGSKGGYWGPVRTRCRPMTTAHFEMFSFYQLGFRCCADAQTPEPSGPSPSVGLVGPRRLGVAASGRVALLPGS
- a CDS encoding protein tyrosine phosphatase, giving the protein MRGYIDLHSHWVVNVDDGARSPEESAGILRGLWGAGFSTVYATPHTRPGMFENDAAGLREAYARTLEGLNAIPRTELPEVHLASEHYFDSLVFERMRAADALPYPPLSGQQALRVRPILIEFPPDAFPAQAQARLFDLRRANLTAVLAHPERYKPVWADDACLDPLIDAGAALLLDICSLVGKYGRASQRAAEKLVDEGAYEAACSDAHRPEDAEVTARAIERLAALAGQREVRRLLIDGPTKVLRGRGAPLAPPAPLA
- a CDS encoding serine/threonine protein kinase translates to MMADPLAMEVDEPGELAPGTRLGRYELLVPVARGGMARVWAARMHGQRGFTKLVAIKTILPHLASEQEFERMFLDEARIASNVHHPNVCETYELGEENGVLYLAMEWVSGDSLSRVIRPTQGPQTYPLELRIVARILADACAGLHAAHELVGDDGTHLSVVHRDFSPHNILISAEGNVKVADFGVAKAFGQLHENTSAGQIKGKLAYMSPEQVGGIADRRSDVFSAGCVLYEATLGIAPFRADNDLQTIQGLLQGHYVRPSERAPGYPPDFEWIVMTALAAEPERRFQTAEQLRVALEEWLARTGQVVTQAQVAQAVRARIGERIDRRRDRIRSAQAASVADLRDEAMTPSGRSPRSASGVQPVIVRDALEMSRSQRFPTQADMSGSYSQVGPQGYPGYPAPAPAEDNSRYNAIGGVAIGVILAVLLVGGGFLYSSRASAPVAAPIATPAAPAKAVVAAPPADTASAAVVASVAPPADLELPDVPFLALELEPATALVAVDSAAPAAMRSIPLPAAGKSVVLTFKAEGYTDTVATVDSKTATPLKVTLKPRPKAAAPSGGSGGGPAVPPTPRPGAGPKPPAIPASPY
- a CDS encoding flippase-like domain-containing protein, whose protein sequence is MSEATAAPGERGILRRNAGKLVASAIITVSILVTLQRGGLTLIPRGVSFQNVRWWTLPAYALTFLAMTWFRAVRWRYLLRSFVTITKSRAFAISCIGFAAILLLPFRLGELVRPYMVREPGKVSLSSATGSVVAERVVDGLFLSGLLAVALITVPHLSPLPEQVVGLPIRVAQVRASGFVMLGVFAAAFVTVFVFYFARDFARRATLAVFGLVSKRLALKLSEIAEKLANGLHAFGNARDAGGFLFETTIYWGINACGMWLLAWGCGVVHADGSPITLGESCALMGMLGVTILIPGPPGLLGVFQAGIYAGMSMYFPESVVIGAGAAYVFLLYASQLALSTLVGGFFFFTHKGAVREALDARAHESISPPPEREPAS
- a CDS encoding GTPase domain-containing protein, producing the protein MPTLNPHTRELSFKLVFYGPGLGGKTTTLQSIFGATEPEHRGKMVSVATQQDRTLHFDYLPVRAGLVRGVTTRLQLYTVPGQLYYDATRRLVLSNVDGVVFVADSQRGRMDANQEALDDLRENLEKLERPLEGLPHTFHWNKRDLTELVPVEELEARFNRSAVPSRCTVALTGEGVMEGLETLVDLVVAAYDGHGEARSEPRPASQPGGVAAPSDVAAAPAAPASRGGSPAQREASIPPRERGSGPVVSPLSTSLLESDPELALEPPSDDEGKRVTVAPRAFAPEAGTAVSAQLPARVIVRPAAPVSSLPPVPSPPGSSEAGLTFVHMFPSADEREVVERLEAQLARGDAHAALLSAEIALSRLLATVGAAFGGDGAPKEPALAAYLLGLDGRRFSAFRAVVRATRRGDDVGLAQAFEGYLLLLEGARLREEGRAER